The DNA region CCGGTGTCGATGCGGTCCGCCGACGCGAGATCACTGCTGGACAACCGGGTCTCCGCGGTCCTGTCCCTGCTGCCGTTGCATCTGGAAGACCCGGTGGAACGCCTGTCCACCATTCATCAGCGCATGGTGCGCCACAAGTCGAGCGGCGCGGCGCAGGCCGAGAAGTCGCTGCTCGCCTGGGCCGGGCGGCTGCCGTTCGCGCCGGTCGCCTGGGGGATGCGGCTGTGGTCGCACGTGCCCCAGCGCGGGGTGACGGCGGTGGCGACGAACATTCCCGGCCCGCGCCGCACCCTCACCGTGCTGGGACGCGAAGTGCTGGAGCTGATTCCGGCCATTCCCATCGCCATGCGCCTGCGCACCGGCATCGCCATCCTCAGCTACGGCGACCAGCTGACCTTCGGCATCACCGGCGACTACGACTCGACCCCGGACCTGGAACGGATCGCGGACGGAATCCACACCGCCATCGCCGATCTGCTCGCCGTGGCGCGGGCCCGGGCACAGCGCCCGGCCGGCTGACGGTCCGATGTCCTCGCAACCGACGCCCGCCGTGGGCGATCAGCGCCGAAAGGCCACAGGGCGTGGGACTTTGGCTCCTGTCGCAGGTCGGGGCCCGCAGCGGACGATCAGAGTAGTGGGCCGTTCGAAGCGCCCGCGGACGGAGGACACAGTGGCTACCAAGTACCGGACTCCCGGCATCGGAGGGGCACCGACGCCCGCACTGCCCTCCGCGCACGATCTGCGCCACCGCTGGTTCACCAGGGTGACGATGGGGGAGCTGCTGGGGTTCCTCGCACCGGCACTCGCGGGCGCGCTGACCGTGCACGCGAGCGCCGCGCTGCTCGCCACGGTCATGTTGGCGGCCGGCGCGGTCGAAGGCGCGGTCCTCGGATGCTTCCAGGCCGGAGTGCTGCGAACCCTGTTGTCCGGGTTCCGAATCGGGACCTGGACGGCGGTGACATCGGCCGGCGCGGTCGTTGCCTGGTCGATCGGGTTGCTTCCCATGCTCTATGGCGAGCAATTCACCAACTGGCCCACCGCGGTCCAGATCCCCGTGGCAGTCACGGCCTCCCTGATCCTGATCTTCTCGATCGGTGTCGCACAGTGGACCGTCCTGCGCCGCTTCACCGATCGCGCCGCACTCTGGATCCTCGCGACCGCGGTCGCCTGGATCGGCGGATTCCTCGCCTTCCTGCTCGTCGCGCCCCCGCTGTGGCAACCGGGCCAGTCACCGATCCTCGTCGCGGCCATCGGCGCGCTGGGCGGCGCGGCCATGGCGGCTGTCATGGCTTGGATCACCGGCGCCTTCCTGCCCCGCGTCCTGACCGCCGAACACCTGCTCCCGCTTCGAACCGAACCAGACACCGAGGAAGTGCCGCAATGACCACGAAATACCCCCGTACCCAGGAACAGTGGGCACTGATCGCCTTCGCGGCAGCGCTCGTGGTGGTACTGGCGGGCGCGATCCTGCTCGCCATCCTGGCCACCTGAACTGCTCGCTCCCACAAGCAATGCCTCAGGGACCTGTCCCTGAGGCATTGCTTGCGTCGCTCGGGCGCTGAGCGGGTGGATCAACCTTGCTCGGCGGTGATGACGACCTTCAGCGCGCCGGCCTCGCCGGCATTCGCGAAAGTGTCGTAGGCGGTGGCGAATTCGCTCATGGTGAAGCGGTGGGTGATCAGCGCGGCGGCGTCGAGGCGGCCGTTGGCGACGAGATCGATCAGACGGGGTGTGGAGTTGGTGTCGACCAGGCCGGTGGTGATGGTGAGGTCGCGGATCCAGATCTGCTCGAGGTGCAGGGTGGCGGGGGCGCCGTGGACGCCGATATTGGCGACGTGGCCGCCGGGGCGGACGAGTTCGACTGCGGCCTCGAAGGTTTCGGGGACGCCGACAGCTTCGATGGTGACGTCTGCCCCGAGGCCGCCGGTCAGTTCGCGGATCGCGTCGGCGGGGTTGTCGCGACCGCTGTTGACGGTGACGTCCGCGCCGAGTTTCGCGGCGGCGTCCAGTCTGCTGTCGGCCAGGTCGATCGCGACGATGTGGCCGGGGCTGTAGAGCTTGGCGGTGAGGATCGCGGCCAGGCCGATCGGGCCCGCGCCGATGATCGCGACGGTGTCGCCCGGCTGCACCGCGCCGTTGCGGACGCCGACCTCGAAGCTGGTGGGCAGGATGTCGGCGAGCATGAGCATCTGCTCGGCGGGGACGCCGTCGGGAATCGGGTAGGTCGAGGTGTCGGCGAAGGGGACGCGGACGAGCTCCGCCTGAGTGCCGTCGATGAGGTGGCCCAGGATCCAGCCGCCACCGCCGAGGCATTGCCCGTAGTGGCCCTCCCGGCAGAATCGGCAGGCGCCGCACGCGCTGATGCAGGAGATCAGCACCCGCTCGCCTACGGTTCGGGTGTGCACGCCGGATCCCACCTCGACGATGGTGCCGACGGCCTCGTGACCGAGGATCCGGCCGGGGGTGAACTCGGGGACGTCACCTTTGAGAATGTGCAGATCGGTGCCGCAGATGGTGACGGCCTCGACCCGGATGATCGCGTCGGTGGGCGCGCTGATGACCGGGTCGGGAACCGTGTCCCAGGACTTCTGGCCGGGACCGTGAAAGACCATGGCTCGCATGGAAATTTCCCTTCCGGTCAGTGCCGGTCGATGGTCAGGGTGTCGGCGAGCGGGCGGCGCGGCGTTGGTGGATGCTCCGGCTCGTCGCTCGGCGGCGTGCCGATGCGCACCACGATCTGCGGCTTGCCCGGCTGGGTCAGGAATCCGGTGAGAATCTTTCGTGCCGTGGGCAATTCGGTGATGTGGGTCAGCGAGCAGGTCGCGAGTCCGGCCACGGTGCATTCGAGCAGGACCGCGGAGAGCGCCTCGCCGGTCGCCAGCCATTCGGCGACCGAATCGGCGGGGGTGCTCAGGACGATCAGCTGGGCGTGGTCCTCGGTGCCGGGGCGGCGCGCGGAATGCGGTGCGGGCGGGAACGCCCGGCCCACCCGCGCCCGGGCGAACTCCGAGTCGGATGCCAGTGCCTCGGCCGGAACCCCCTCGGGGAATCCGGAATGGCCTGCCCACCAGCCGATTTCGGCCTGATACATCTGGTCGTGCCGGCGCAGCGCCGCCGCCTGCTCGGACACCGTGGACAGCCGGTCCCGCACCAATTCGGGGAGCACCTCCAGGTCCACATAGTGCGGGGACGTCAGCATGCGGAGGTTGCGCACCACGGCATCCCACTGCGCGGGCGGGTCCAGCGGCAGCCGGTCGGTGCGGCGGTAGTCGATCGCGCCCGCCCGGGCCACCAGCCCGGCCGGGGGATCGGGCCAGGGCCGGAAGCTGATCTCGGCGAGTTTGCCGGTATCGAGCGGGTCGGGCATCCGGGTG from Nocardia tengchongensis includes:
- a CDS encoding Acg family FMN-binding oxidoreductase, which translates into the protein MTAMNATPLAVPDHRTLMSAMRLASRAPSVHNTQPWHWRFDGERLHLHSDPDRVLITADPQGRQQVISCGAMLHHVRTAFGAQGWHTDTTRMPDPLDTGKLAEISFRPWPDPPAGLVARAGAIDYRRTDRLPLDPPAQWDAVVRNLRMLTSPHYVDLEVLPELVRDRLSTVSEQAAALRRHDQMYQAEIGWWAGHSGFPEGVPAEALASDSEFARARVGRAFPPAPHSARRPGTEDHAQLIVLSTPADSVAEWLATGEALSAVLLECTVAGLATCSLTHITELPTARKILTGFLTQPGKPQIVVRIGTPPSDEPEHPPTPRRPLADTLTIDRH
- a CDS encoding zinc-dependent alcohol dehydrogenase family protein yields the protein MRAMVFHGPGQKSWDTVPDPVISAPTDAIIRVEAVTICGTDLHILKGDVPEFTPGRILGHEAVGTIVEVGSGVHTRTVGERVLISCISACGACRFCREGHYGQCLGGGGWILGHLIDGTQAELVRVPFADTSTYPIPDGVPAEQMLMLADILPTSFEVGVRNGAVQPGDTVAIIGAGPIGLAAILTAKLYSPGHIVAIDLADSRLDAAAKLGADVTVNSGRDNPADAIRELTGGLGADVTIEAVGVPETFEAAVELVRPGGHVANIGVHGAPATLHLEQIWIRDLTITTGLVDTNSTPRLIDLVANGRLDAAALITHRFTMSEFATAYDTFANAGEAGALKVVITAEQG